A stretch of DNA from Streptomyces rubradiris:
GCGCGAACCCGCCGACGAAGCCCCACCACCGGACCGCTCACGGCTCATGGACCGATCAGCTCACCAACCCCGTGGACAACCGGCACATCCTGTACGGCGCGCTGGTCGGCGGGCCGAGCGCGGCGGACGACGCCTACACCGACGACCGGTCCAACTACGTGAACAACGAGGTGGCCACCGACTACAACGCGGCCTTCACGGGCGCCCTGGCCCGTCTGTACGCCGAGTACGGCGGCAGCCCGCTCGCCGGCTTCCCCCAGGCCGAGAAACCGGACGGACCCGAGATCTCGGTCCAGGCGTCCGTGAACGCCTCGGGTCCCGGCTTCACCGAGATCAAGGCGTACCTGGTCAACAAGTCGGCGTGGCCCGCACGCGCGCTGACGCACGCTTCCCTGCGCTACTACTTCACCCTCGACGGCGGGGTCACGCCCGACCGGATCAGCACCACCACCAACTACAACCAGTGCGGCAAGGTGACCGGTCCGACGCACTTCCAGGGCGACGTCTACTTCGTCACCGTGGACTGCTCCAACGCGGTGATCGCTCCGGCGGGCCAGTCGGCGTACCGGAAGGAGGTGCAGTTCCGCATCACCTCGGCCGGGGCGTGGAACCCCGCGGACGACTGGTCCTACCAGGCGATCCCGACAACGCCGGGCAGTACACCGGTGGACGCGCCGCACATCGTGCTGGCGGAGGGAGCGGACACACAGTGGGGGGCGGAACCCGACGGCACCACGCCGACCCCCACACCCACGCCGACCCTCACACCCACACCCACTCCGACACCCACACCCACGCCCACACCGACGCCCACCCCCACGCCGACGTCCCCCTCCACCCAGTGCGCCGTGACCTACACCGTCACCAGCACCTGGAACGGTGGCTTCACCGCCGATGTCGCTGTGCGGAACACCGGCACGGCGGCGGTCAACGGCTGGCGGCTCGGGTTCTCGTTCAAGGGCGCCGAGAAGGTGACGAACGCCTGGAACGCCACCGTCTCGCAGACAGGACCCGACGTCACCGCCACGAACAGCGCGCACAACGCCACCATTCCACCGGGCTCCAGCGCGAGCTTCGGATTCCAGGGCACGGGCACCCCCACCGGGACACCCGCGGTCTTCACACTGAACGGGAAGAACTGCGGCTGAGCGGTGGTCGGTTGACGACGCGTGGTCATGGCAGCACAAGGACGACCAGGCCGGCTGCCATGACCGAGGCCAGAAGACCGCCTGAACAGCGGCGCTACGCACCTCCTGGTGGCCGGCCGCGGCAGGCACCCCTGGCCCCGGCATCACCCGGAAGCGGGGACACGATCACGGACCGCCTTCTCAGGGGTTCTTGACGGTGATGTCCCCGTTGCTGCTCTTCAGCCCGAGCCGGTACTTACCCGACGGATCGTCGGAGACGCCGATGGCCTTGTCGCCCTTGTTCGTGTCCGCCGTCACCTGATAGTCGGCCTCCGGCAGGGTCAGGGCGCTTCACCTCCAACGCGCCGGAGACGCCGTTCATCTCAATGCGGCCGGAACTCGTGGTCACCTTCACCGCCCCCACCCTGGTCAGGTGGATCGGGCCCTGACGAGGGTCGGCCGCACGTCAGCGCCCTGCCATCGGGCAGGGAAGCATCCTCGATAAGCGGCCCGTCCCCAAGGTTCCGAGTGAACGGCTGCGGCAGTCGGGCCAGGGCGGATACGGTGGCTTCTGTACACGCTGACCCACGACAAAGTGGCCCAAACACTGCGTGACGGATCCTCGTGCATGCGAGGGTGGCCCCCGAGATCGTCTTTCTTGGGGCGTGCCGAATTCATGATCCCCGCGCATGCGGGGGTGATCCCGACCGCACGGTCATCGCCAGGCAGGACGGATGGTGGCCCCGCAGGTGCGGGGACGGTTCCCCCTGGGTCACCAAGCGTTTTTCTCGGCCACCTCAGCCCCCGCGCGGGGTGGCCCGTTCCGAGATGAGCGTCCGCAGCGCGGCCTGCCCGGTCCCTGCGGATGCGGGGCTTCTCAACCCCGAGGTGAGATCGCTTGGTGACAACGAATTTCAGGAGAGCGCGTGAACAGCGACGCGAACACCTGATGCTCCATCAGGACGAGCGTCAAATGAGCGTCACGACGCCTCGCAGAGCGTCATTTGAGCGTCAAGACATCGCCCGTAACGCACATGGCGCACATCATGCGCACCCACCGAAACCGCAGGTCATCGGCCCTTTCCGGCAGGTTCTAGAATCGCCACGCACTCCACATGATGCGTCATCGGAAACATGTCACGCAGTGTCGAGACGGAAGAAAGTGCAGCTCAGGCCAGGTTTTTCGGATCTGCCAACGGGCTTCCGGGAGCCTGGAGCGTCAAACGAGCGTCACGGCCGCTGAGCGGTGAGGCCGTACGGCGGACTCCGGTGGCCGTGCGGGTCACATTCGGTCCCACCGCTCCGGCAGCCGCATCCTGCAGCCGGGCCATGAGGTCCAGCTCGGCGGGCCAGACGTAGCGGATGGGAATGGCCAGGTATCTGCCGCGGCTGTCCCGGAGGGAGACGTGATGCGAGCTGACGGACTGGCTGCCCACGTCGTGCAGGTCAAACCCGAGCCGCCTCTCGCCCACCCGGAACGGCACGGCGTTCTGCCCGGGCGGCAGCCGCCACAGGTCGAGGCACACCGACCGCGACGACGAAACAGCCGCCGGGCTACAGATGAACGGCTGCGTTGTGGAAGCAGTCCACCTGGGAGTCCTGCGAGGTCAGGTTCGTGATCGTGTTGCGGACGAGGTAGGCGCCGAAAAGCTCCCCTCGACCTTGGCGGTCGCGAAGTCCCCGATCGTGACACCGATCCCGCCCCCACCGGGATTGCTCCGCAGGCGCTCGACCATCGCCCGCCACATGTCGATGCCGTGCACCTCGACACCACGCGCCGCGAGCGGCGGGGCGATCCGCCCGGTCCCGACCCCCAACTCCAGCGCCCGCCCGTCGTTCCCGGCCAGCTCCGCCAGCAGATCCACGGCATGCTCCACGCCCCCCGATCGAACATCTCGGCCGATGACTCGTCGTACGACGCGGCGACGGACTCTTCGAAGTAACCGTCTTCATCCAGCATGCGTGACGGTACGGCGGCGCCGGACCGGAGCCCGACACTTTCCGGCGCGGCCGGCACCGGGTACGGGCGAACTGATCGCGCGTCAAGTGGACTGGCTAACATCCATTCACACGCGCGACGCACACCTGATCGATTAACGGGGAGCATGGGGGATGGGCTACACGATCCCGGGTTGGCTGGACGAGATACTCGACGTCATCGGGATCAGCTTCCCGAACGTCGACGAGGACGACTACCGCGAGATGGCCACGTCCATGCGGGAGTTCGCCGACAACTTCGAGGGCAAGGGCGGCGACGCGCACCAGGCGGTGAGCCGGATCCTGTCGTCCTCGCAGGGCTGGGCCGTCGACGCGATGGAGAAGCACTGGTCGCACGTCAAGGCCGGGCATCTCGACAAGATCCCCGAGCTGGCGCGGCTGTTCGCGGACGCGTGCGATGTCGTCGCGGACATCATCTACGGGATGAAGATCAAGGCCGAAATCGAACTCGGGGCGATGGCCGCCTCGGTGGGCATCTCTCTCGGCCTCGCCGCCTTCACCGGCGGCCTGTCCGCGCTACTCGGTGCCGCCGAGATCACCGCCATGCGGCAGGCGGTCAAGCGGATCATCGACGAGGCCGCCGACCGGATTGTGGACGAACTGGTCGCCCGGGTGACCGAACCGGTCAACGCCAAGCTGGAGAAGATGGTCGAGGACGCGGTCCTGGACCTGGCCGAGGGCGCGTTCTCCCTGCCCCCCGAGCCCACGACCGGCGGTGGCGGCTCCGGCAAACACGGCCACGGCGGCGGCATGCAGCTCGCCTCGGCCGGCGCCGGGGCGATGATGCTCGCCTCCGCAGGGGGCGGATCCGGTAGTGACCTGCACATCGACCACGTCGAGTTCGAGGACGGCGCCGACAAGGTCTCCCGGCGCGGCGGCGACCTGCACACGGCCGTCACCGACCCGTTGGAACGCGCCAAGGGCCACTTCGGCCGCACAAAGGGCAGGGATGCCTTCACCGCGCCCTTCGAGTCGGTCCTGGAGGGCGCCCTCAAGGGCTCGGAGAAGGCCGTCAAGAAGATCGTCAAGCACCTCTCCGAGACCGTCCCGGACCGCGTGAAGGCCACCTCCCGCCTGCACAAGGGCAACGACATCGACATCGGTCGGCGGGCCAACAGCGTCCACGTCAACTCCGGCACGGCAGGCGACGGTTCAGGCCACCACGGCGCCCCCGTCACCGGCCGCAAGCCGGGCCCCGGCCTGAAGATCGACTCTGCTGACCTGTCCAGACAAGGCCGCGAGCTGAACACCAAACAGCTGTGCGGCGATCCGATCGACATGGCCAGCGGCCAGATGGTGCTTGCCCAGACGGATGTTGCGTTGCCGGGGGTCCTGCCCCTGATCCTGCGCCGTACCCACCTCTCCGGCTACGAAGAAGGCCGATTCTTCGGCCCGTCGTGGGCCTCCACCCTCGACGAACGGATCCAGCAGGATGACGCTCTGGGCGGATACTGGTGGCACCGGGAGGACGGGTCCGCGCTCGCCTATCCGCGCATGCCCGACCTGCCCGGCGACCGGGTGGGGCCCGCCGAGGGCGTCCGCCTCCCGCTGACCTATGTGAGTCGCGGCAGCGGTTACGTCCTGACGGTGGAGGACCCGTACTCAGGACTCACGCGCCAGTTCGAAGCCGGTACGGCGCAGGGCGGACCGTGGTGGCTGGTCGGCATCGAGGACCGCAACGGAAACCACATCTCCGTCGAGCGCGACGACGACGGTGTTCCGCTCACGGTCACCCACAGTGGCGGTTACCGCATACGCGTCGACCACGACGACCAGCAGCGCATCACCGTGCTGTGGGCCCTCACCGACGACGCCCCGGTACGCCTGCGCACCTTCGGCTACGACGCCACGACCGCGAACCTGAGCGAGGTTCACAACGCGGTCGACGCGCCTACGCAGTTCACCTACGACGGCGCCCACCGCGTGACGGGGTGGCGGGACTCCAACGACACCGAGTTCACCTACGTCTACGACGCCGAGGGACGGGTGATCGAGACCCGCGGGACCGACGGGATCCTCAACTCCCGCCTGATCTATGGCGAGCGCCAGGACGACGGCACCAGCACCACCACGTACACCGATTCACTCGGCAACACCACGATCTACCGCGCCAACCGGCATGGGCAGATCGTCGCGATCACCGACTCGCTCGGGCACACCACCACCCAGACCTGGGACCGCCACGACCACCTGCTCTCCCGCACCGACCCACTGGGTCGTACCACCCGCTGGACGTGGGACGACGCGGGCGACCTGATCTCGGTCACGGCTCCCGACGGCACGAGCAGCCACGTCGCCTACAACGCGCTGCACTTGCCGGTCCGCGTCACCGATCCCCAGGGAGCGACCTACGTCCAGGACTTCGACGCACGGGGCAACTGCACCACCCTGACCGCACCGGACGGCTCGGTTCACCTGTTCACCCACCATTCCACGGGCGCCGTCGCCACGGTCAGCGGTCCCGCGGGCGACGCACTCCGCATCGACACCGACCCGGCGGGCCTGGCCACCGTCCTGGAAGACGCGCAGGGGAACAGCACCCGCTATCTGCGGGACGCCTTCGGACGCCCGACGCGCATCACCGACCCGCTCGGAGCGACCACCACGCTCGTGTGGGACGCCGAGGGCCGGCTGCGGGAACGGACCGCGGCCAACGGCGCCACCGAATCATGGTCGTACGACGGAGAGGGCAACTGCACCGGCCACACCGACGCTGTCGGGGGGCGTACGCGGCTGATCCACGGCCCCTTCGACCTGCTGGTCGCCCGTATCTCCCCGGACGGCGTGGAACACCAGTTCCGCTATGACACCGAACGCCGGCTGACCGAGGTGCTCAACCCCAAGGGACTCGTCTGGAGGTACGTCTACGACGCCGTCGGACAACTGGTGAAGGAAACCGACTTCGACGGGCACGAGACGACATACCGCTACGACGCGGCAGGCGACCTGACCGCGCGGATCAATGCAGCGGGGCAGACCGTCGGTTACCACTACGACGTGGCCGGCCAACTCGTCGAGAAGGTAGTCGACGGCCGCAGGACCGTCTTCCGGAACGACGCGTGCGGGCGGCTGGTCTCGGCGGCCGGACCCGACGGGACACTGGCCTACGCGTACGACGCGGTGGGGCGTGTCATCGCGGAGACCATCGACGGCCGGACGCTGACCACGGCCTGCGACGCCTCGGGGCGCCGGACACTCCGCAGGACACCCGGGGGCGTCGAGACTGCGTACTCCTACGACACGGCCGGCCGCTACGCCGAGCTGTCGCTCTCGGGCCGCACCCTCTCCTTCGAGCACGACGCGGCGGGGCGGGAGGTGCTGCGGCACCTCGGTGACCGATTCACCCTCGCCTTCACCTGGAATCCCGTCGGCAGCCTCAGCGGGCAGACACTCACCGTCCACGGCACCGCGCAGCCGTCGATCCAGCGCGGCTACACCTACCGTCATGACGGGCTCCTGACCGGCATCACCGACCGGGACGCCGGCCGGCGCTCGTTCCTGCTGGACCGGGCGGGGCGGGTCAGCGCCGTCGAGGCCGGGCACTGGAGCGAGAGTTACGCCTACGACGAGACGGGCAACCAGACGCGGGCGGCCTGGCCGGAGAAGCATCCCGGCAGCCAGGCGCGAGGAACGCGCAGCTACGCCGGAACGCGCCTGATCAGCGCCGGCAACGTGCGCTACGAGCACGATGCCGCCGGCCGGTGCGTGCTCCGGCAGGTCAAACGTCTCTCCCGCAAGCCCGACACCTGGCGTTACGCCTGGGACGCCGAGGACCGGCTCATCTCCGTCATCACCCCGGACGACACCTGCTGGCGGTACCTGTACGACCCTCTCGGGCGGCGCATCGCGAAACAGCGTCTGTCCGCGGACGGCGCCATCGCCGAGGAAACCCGGTTCGTCTGGGACGGTTCCACACTGGTGGAGCAGACCACGCGGGTTGGCGGCGCGGCCGAACTGGTCACGCTCACCTGGGACCACGACGGCCAGGCACCTGTCGCGCAGACCGAGACCAAGTCCCTCGCGGACGCTCCGCAGGACGTCATCGACCAGCGCTTCTTCGCCATCATCACCGACCAGATCGGCACTCCCACCGAACTCGTCGACGAGGAGGGCAGGATCGCCTGGCGGACCCGCACGACTCTCTGGGGTTCGACGACCTGGAACCAGGACGCTACCGCCTACACGCCGCTCAGGTTCCCCGGCCAGTACTACGACCCCGAGACGGGGCTGCACCACAACTACTTCCGTCACTACGATCCGGAGACCGCGCGCTATCTCACCTCAGACCCCCTCGGCCTGGACCCCGCGCCGAACCCCTTCGCCTACGTCGACAACCCGCACACGCTGTCCGATCCGCTGGGCCTGACTCCCTGTGACGAGAACGACGTCACGTGGGGCGGCCGGGTCCGCTACGGTGCGCCCGGTCCCGGAGGCCGCGCCACCACCATGCGCGCGACGATCGAGTCCGACATGACCGGCGGAAAGACCGATCCCCGGGTCAATGTGCCCGGTTACCAGAAGTACAAGAAGCTCAACAAGACCCACTTGCTCGGCGCGCAGATCGGCGGCTCCAACCGGGACCCCCGGAACTTTGTCACCATGCACCGGTTCGCCAATTCACCGGTCATGCGGAAGATCGAGGACCAGATCAGGGAAGCGGTCGACAAGCGCGGTGAAACCATCGAGTACACCGTCACGCCCATCTACCGCACGAACGACCCCACCGACGTCATTCCGCTGGGGCTGACCATCGAGGCCCGGGGCAACAAGGGATTCGTCTTCACTCCCTACGAAGGCGGCGACAGTACGAACATCGTCACTATCCTGAACGTCCCCAAACGCATATGACGCCCCCAAGGAGACACGCACCTCATGCATCCCGATGTGACCAGGCTCATCGAGATCGTTCCGCCGGGCACTCCCCGGCGGACCCGTGACTGGAACGCTGTCGAACGTGCGCTCGACACGCCGTTGCCGGACGACTACAAGGAACTGGTCGAGGTCTACGGCGGCGGCGTCTTCGACGAGACGGTATGGCTGTTCGACCCGCAGTGCCCTGACGAGGACTACAACCTCGTGGCCCAGTTCGCGGAGCGGGAGAAGGTGCTCGCCCAGCTGTGGCAGACCGAGCCGAAGCCGGCGGAACTCGGCAGGCCGGGTACGCGGGTCCTGCCCTGGGCCTACATCGAGGACAGCGGAGCGATGCTCTACTGGCTCGCCGGGCCGGGGCAGAGTCCGAACGAGTGGACCGTGATGTTCAACGAGGGGCGCGGTCCCGAGTGGGAGCACCACGCCACTCAGTGCGCTTCCTTTCTCTTGGCCGTCCTGACGGGAGAGTCCGGGAGCTCGTATTTCCCCGACCTGCCCGCCGGTAGCCATCAGTTCGACTCCAACGACGAGATCCTCGGCGAGGAGGACTGAGGGCCCCGGCGGGCAGGTCCCGGCGGCCGGGGTCCGGTGGCGCCCGGCTCAAGGGAGGGTCCCGGTCTCCACGCCCGCGATCCGCCCGGCCGCGTCGAAGATGACCCCGAACCACCCTGCCGCCAGGCAGTTCGGCGACGCTCCGGTCACCCTCAGTACTGGTGCGGGACGCCGTGGTGGCCGAGGAACCCGCTGACGACGTGCTGGGCCGAATGCCCGATCTCCAGGTGCCGCGCGCCGGCCTGGACGCGGTCAGGCCATCGCCGACCGGCTCCTCGAACGTGTCCGGTGGCTCGACACGCAGGGAGTGCCTTTGGTCGCGGGTACCGACGCGGGCATCCCCGACCCGGTCATCGACGCCGTCAACGCCGTGGAGACGGCCCGTCAGCAATGGCGAGCGCTGGCCGGCCGCCACCGGGTGCCCGTAGCGGTCATCGAGGTGGTGTGCTCCGACACACAGGTCCACCGCCGCCGACTGGAGCACCGGTCTCGGAGCAGCACGGGTTTCGAGGAACCGACCTGGAAAGCGGTGCAGCCGCGGAGGACCGGGTACGAACCCTGGACCGATCGCCGGCTGGTGGTCGATTCCGTCGCTGACCTCGCATCGAATGTGGCGAAGGCCCGGGACTACCTGGCGATTTGCAACCGTCCAGCAGCCCGTAGCTGACGCGCCGGAGGCGAGCCGCCTGGACCGGTCGGCCGGGCGACGAGCGACGGATACGGCTTTCCGTGTGATCACAAGCTGACTCAGTCCTCTCTCGGCGCTCGCTGGCATCCTCGCCGTGCAGGGCCTTCGCCTTGAGCTCGACAGCTGGCCGGGCAAACGTCATGACGCTCCGCTAGAACCAGCGTCGGCCGAGCGTCAAGACGTTTCCCGACCGCCTCCGTGAGACATTGGCGAAGCACCTCTCACCCGCGCCTCGCTACGCGAAACCGCAGGTGACGCACGTGGCGCGCACCTACGCAACGCTCAACGCCGTGTGCTTGGGGAAACAGGTCGAGCACCACAGGCCGCACCTGAAGGACCCAGAAAGCCGCTGGTCAGATCCCCTTTGTAGCAGGCTCGAGGATCGCCACGCACTCCACGTGCGAGGTCATAGGAAGGATGTCGACCTGGACGGCTGCGCACGAAACACCAGGTCAGGCATAGTTTCTCGGCTCGCCCAAGGAGACGTGCGGCGCTTGGAGCGTCAAATGAGCGTCACGACCGTGTACTGGCGAAGCGGGGGGATCCCCCGCGACCTCCTACTTCGCCGTTGGAGCGGCCATGGTTGTGACAGCCCGATCCACCCGTACGAAGTACCTCTGCACACGAGACGTCTATAGCGGCCCTAAGAAGCCGTTGCTCTATCGATCTCGGTGGGCATGAGTTCGAGGTCACCGACTCGGTCAGGTGATCTTCGGGCTGGCTGGGCATGAGAGCGGGGCCTCCCGCACAGCTCGTAGGTGTCGAATCCCGAGCAACAGGAGGCCCCTGGTGCTGCAGTCTTCCGTGCCGACGCCGATGTCGTCCAACTCGGCTTCCCTGTCGTGCGATTGTCTCGCGCACCGGTTCGGGAATGCCAGGGGCTGGCCGTACAGGCGACCGAAGTATCCGTCGGACATGAGCGACGCGGAGTAGGCCGTCGTACGTGACGCGATGCCGGTGCCCAACTGGTTGGAGGGCCGCGGCGGGCAGCCGGAGAGCTACTGCCACCGGCAGATGGTCGACGCGGTGCGCTACCTGCTCGCGGGCGGCATCACCTGGCGGGCGATGCCCGCGGACTTCCCCGCGTGGGACCGTGTCTACGCCTTCTTCCGGCGCTGGCGGGACAAGGGTCTGACCGCCGAGTTCCACGACCGGCTGCGTGACCGGGTACGTCAGGCCGCGGGCCGGGATCCGGAGCCGACCGCTGCCGTCATCGACGCGCAGTCGGTGAAGGCAGCCGCATCGGTGCCGGCTGTGACCAGAGGCTTCGACGGCGGGAAGAAGGTCAACGGCCGCAAGCGGCACATCGTGGTGGACACTCTCGGACTGCTGCTGGCCGTGATGGTGACTGCGGCATCGGTCACCGACCGGGGCGCGGGGCGGACCTTGCTGGCCCGGCTGCGTGAGCGCCACCGGCGCGTCACACGGGTGTGGGCCGACGGCGGCTGCACCGGACGCCTGGTCGACTTCTCCCGCGAGGTGCTGCGTGTCGCGCTGACGGTGGTCAGACGCAGCGACGACGCCAGCGGTTTCGCCGTGCTGCCCAAGAGGTGGCTGGTCGAGGGGACGTTCGCGTGGCTGATGCGCTCCCGCCGCCTGGCACGCGACTACGAGACCCGCACCGACACCTCCGAGGCGATGATCCGGTGGTCGATGAGCATGGTCATGAGCCGCCGGCTCGCCCGGCGACCTTCCTGAACATTCCCGGGCACTCCTCGACCGGCCAGCCCCGCGCGGCCAGGCGCTTCACCGACTTTCACCGCGACCACCTCCAGGCCCAGGGCCGCCGCGAGTTGCCGACAGTCCATCGCCTCCCCGCCCCGATCGGCCAGGATCTCCACGAGCCGCTGGTAGTCCGGCGCCAGCAAGTCAGGAGCGAGCCCTTCCCTCCAGGCGGGAACCACCGATCCGGGCACCGCCTTTGCGACCCGCGCAGGCCGGTGACCGGCCACCTCGGCCAGGGGCGCCTTCTCGCCTGCAGCAGGTTCTGCCAGGACCTCGGCCACCGTCTGACGGGCGATAACGAACCGTTCCCACTCGGCTTCCGCCTCCTGCAGCTCGGCCTGCAGGGCCTCCACCCGTTGCCGGGCAGCACGCTCACGCTCTTCCAGCAGCCCCCTCACCGACGGCATCCGGCACCTCCACCGAAGAGACGACACGACGCCCCGTCTCTGCCACCAGCGCACCGGCGCTATGCCTGACCAGCGGAAACGCACCCGTCACTTTCGGAAAGACAACGGCTTCTCAGGTACTTCACCTGAGTGGCGATCGTTGGCTCCGTCTTGTGGTGAAGTACGGCGGCCAAGCGCCCGCAACCAGCGTGCCGAGGGCCGTGCGCTGGTGGGTGACCGAGCGGCCTGCGCGGGTCGTCGTCGCCATGCCTGCCGATCTCAGCGCGGCCGCGTGGGACGAAGCCGTCGCGTTGCTGACGTGGAGGGCGTTGGCGAGGGATGTCGTGGTGTGAGGCTTGGCCAGGAGCCGCAGGGCGTCCAGCCGGGTGCGGCCCAGGATCGCGGCAAGGGCCTCGGAGGAGACGACGGCGCCCCCCGCGGTGGGCGGGAGCCCGGGACCGGCCGGGTATGCCAAGGCCGCGGAATGGCCCGGGGTGTCCTGGAGAAGTGGGCCCGCCGGGTGGTGGAAGGTGGGCAGCAGAACCAGGCCACGCCCGTTGAGGCAAACGTCGCGGTTCGGCGCCGCGCCGGGCCATTCCCACACGCCCTCGTGGAGCCGGCTGCCCGGGGCCAGGCCGGTCAAAGCGGCTGCCACGCCATACTCGGCGACCGTCAGGGCGTAGCGGGTGAATTCCTCACGGTGTAGATCCTGCACGACGGACCAGACCGGGGCGAGGACCGTCTCGAACGCGGCCTGCTGGGCGCGCTGCGGGGTGCGCCAGGCGGCCTCGTCGCCCGCGTGCAGGCCCCGGATCCAGCGAGGAGGGGGCACCGCCCCGTAGACCCGCTCCAGCTCGGCTCGGACGAGACCGGGGCTGGTGGCTCGGAGCTGCTCGAAACCGTCGGCCATGGTGTCACCGAGGACGTCGAGGAAGGAGGGCGGGCGGCCCGCGGGAACCAGATCGGCGAGCGGACCGCTTGCGGCTGGCAGGGAGCGCAGGATGCGGCCGCGCCATGGCGCGAACAGCGGCCCGCCACGCTGGGTCACGGCTGTCGTCAGGGCGGCGTGCAGTTCCTGGAGCGGCGCCGGGCGGGGTGCGAACCGGATACGGGCGAAGTCCTCCGCGGTGAAGTGCACTCGCAGCACTCGCACAGCTCCTCGTCCCGGGCCGGCCTTTCGGCCAGGGCCTGAACCTTCGCGTCGTGACGGCCCCGCACGAAGGATGTCCGTATGACTTCGCGACGCACTCTTCTGAAGGGCACTCTATTCGGGAGTGCCGCCGCCCTGCTGCCCACGGCTGCGCCCGCATCCGGTGGTGCCCCGGTCCTCCGGCTGCCCGCGCCCACCGGCCCGTACCCCGTCGGCATACGGACAGTCCATCTGACGGACCCGTCCCGGACCGACCCG
This window harbors:
- a CDS encoding AAA family ATPase — translated: MVAGTDAGIPDPVIDAVNAVETARQQWRALAGRHRVPVAVIEVVCSDTQVHRRRLEHRSRSSTGFEEPTWKAVQPRRTGYEPWTDRRLVVDSVADLASNVAKARDYLAICNRPAARS
- a CDS encoding ArsR/SmtB family transcription factor gives rise to the protein MLRVHFTAEDFARIRFAPRPAPLQELHAALTTAVTQRGGPLFAPWRGRILRSLPAASGPLADLVPAGRPPSFLDVLGDTMADGFEQLRATSPGLVRAELERVYGAVPPPRWIRGLHAGDEAAWRTPQRAQQAAFETVLAPVWSVVQDLHREEFTRYALTVAEYGVAAALTGLAPGSRLHEGVWEWPGAAPNRDVCLNGRGLVLLPTFHHPAGPLLQDTPGHSAALAYPAGPGLPPTAGGAVVSSEALAAILGRTRLDALRLLAKPHTTTSLANALHVSNATASSHAAALRSAGMATTTRAGRSVTHQRTALGTLVAGAWPPYFTTRRSQRSPLR
- a CDS encoding IS5 family transposase, with the protein product MPVPNWLEGRGGQPESYCHRQMVDAVRYLLAGGITWRAMPADFPAWDRVYAFFRRWRDKGLTAEFHDRLRDRVRQAAGRDPEPTAAVIDAQSVKAAASVPAVTRGFDGGKKVNGRKRHIVVDTLGLLLAVMVTAASVTDRGAGRTLLARLRERHRRVTRVWADGGCTGRLVDFSREVLRVALTVVRRSDDASGFAVLPKRWLVEGTFAWLMRSRRLARDYETRTDTSEAMIRWSMSMVMSRRLARRPS
- a CDS encoding SMI1/KNR4 family protein, encoding MHPDVTRLIEIVPPGTPRRTRDWNAVERALDTPLPDDYKELVEVYGGGVFDETVWLFDPQCPDEDYNLVAQFAEREKVLAQLWQTEPKPAELGRPGTRVLPWAYIEDSGAMLYWLAGPGQSPNEWTVMFNEGRGPEWEHHATQCASFLLAVLTGESGSSYFPDLPAGSHQFDSNDEILGEED
- a CDS encoding DUF6531 domain-containing protein; its protein translation is MGYTIPGWLDEILDVIGISFPNVDEDDYREMATSMREFADNFEGKGGDAHQAVSRILSSSQGWAVDAMEKHWSHVKAGHLDKIPELARLFADACDVVADIIYGMKIKAEIELGAMAASVGISLGLAAFTGGLSALLGAAEITAMRQAVKRIIDEAADRIVDELVARVTEPVNAKLEKMVEDAVLDLAEGAFSLPPEPTTGGGGSGKHGHGGGMQLASAGAGAMMLASAGGGSGSDLHIDHVEFEDGADKVSRRGGDLHTAVTDPLERAKGHFGRTKGRDAFTAPFESVLEGALKGSEKAVKKIVKHLSETVPDRVKATSRLHKGNDIDIGRRANSVHVNSGTAGDGSGHHGAPVTGRKPGPGLKIDSADLSRQGRELNTKQLCGDPIDMASGQMVLAQTDVALPGVLPLILRRTHLSGYEEGRFFGPSWASTLDERIQQDDALGGYWWHREDGSALAYPRMPDLPGDRVGPAEGVRLPLTYVSRGSGYVLTVEDPYSGLTRQFEAGTAQGGPWWLVGIEDRNGNHISVERDDDGVPLTVTHSGGYRIRVDHDDQQRITVLWALTDDAPVRLRTFGYDATTANLSEVHNAVDAPTQFTYDGAHRVTGWRDSNDTEFTYVYDAEGRVIETRGTDGILNSRLIYGERQDDGTSTTTYTDSLGNTTIYRANRHGQIVAITDSLGHTTTQTWDRHDHLLSRTDPLGRTTRWTWDDAGDLISVTAPDGTSSHVAYNALHLPVRVTDPQGATYVQDFDARGNCTTLTAPDGSVHLFTHHSTGAVATVSGPAGDALRIDTDPAGLATVLEDAQGNSTRYLRDAFGRPTRITDPLGATTTLVWDAEGRLRERTAANGATESWSYDGEGNCTGHTDAVGGRTRLIHGPFDLLVARISPDGVEHQFRYDTERRLTEVLNPKGLVWRYVYDAVGQLVKETDFDGHETTYRYDAAGDLTARINAAGQTVGYHYDVAGQLVEKVVDGRRTVFRNDACGRLVSAAGPDGTLAYAYDAVGRVIAETIDGRTLTTACDASGRRTLRRTPGGVETAYSYDTAGRYAELSLSGRTLSFEHDAAGREVLRHLGDRFTLAFTWNPVGSLSGQTLTVHGTAQPSIQRGYTYRHDGLLTGITDRDAGRRSFLLDRAGRVSAVEAGHWSESYAYDETGNQTRAAWPEKHPGSQARGTRSYAGTRLISAGNVRYEHDAAGRCVLRQVKRLSRKPDTWRYAWDAEDRLISVITPDDTCWRYLYDPLGRRIAKQRLSADGAIAEETRFVWDGSTLVEQTTRVGGAAELVTLTWDHDGQAPVAQTETKSLADAPQDVIDQRFFAIITDQIGTPTELVDEEGRIAWRTRTTLWGSTTWNQDATAYTPLRFPGQYYDPETGLHHNYFRHYDPETARYLTSDPLGLDPAPNPFAYVDNPHTLSDPLGLTPCDENDVTWGGRVRYGAPGPGGRATTMRATIESDMTGGKTDPRVNVPGYQKYKKLNKTHLLGAQIGGSNRDPRNFVTMHRFANSPVMRKIEDQIREAVDKRGETIEYTVTPIYRTNDPTDVIPLGLTIEARGNKGFVFTPYEGGDSTNIVTILNVPKRI